The following proteins come from a genomic window of Corallococcus sp. NCRR:
- the drmB gene encoding DUF1998 domain-containing protein, whose product MTNRRKWTRPRSTRPPDGRVRQSQVVSTFGPGSMLDLLNDAVLVGGLDFWRLKGQGEVVNEPRLLEIVEPLYHRNKWPLSKEAPFRKPPAGDEREPTESCGIQVYEFPRWFVCQNPHCRALVRANSLERVNQEYRHRCSGMEAKPERCVPVRFVAACPRGHLSDIDWSWWAHERKPCDAPQLRLEEGVSGDFSDIEVACSSCGKRKRLADMMVKEQQDRCDGERPWLGLEARERCDEKQRLLVRTASNGYFAQTTSAITIPEPESLRRKVQSAWNILQAATAESLPAFRTIPQVQAALGSVSNAEVLAAIQAEREHTPEAIPEIRTAEWLQFLAQPQEKPGEMPRDRTEVFWARRIARPRGLPSWVERVVLARRLREVQAQVGFTRLEPLTKDLQGRYDLDVALAPMSLHRDWVPVTEMQGEGMLLVLDEQQVHAWETSAPVRRREEVLKAGWERWKQGSGSKLPFPGVRLYLLHSLAHLLMTEVALECGYPASSIRERLYCAPHSDAVPMAGILLMTGTTGAEGTLGGLVEEGRRLGQHLSRALEDARLCSNDPVCAHHEPTGRDDRDLEGAACHGCLFLPECSCERFNQYLDRALVVPTLGHEDVAFLKTPWT is encoded by the coding sequence ATGACGAACCGTAGGAAGTGGACCCGGCCCCGCTCGACGCGGCCACCGGACGGACGCGTGCGCCAGAGCCAGGTGGTCTCCACCTTCGGCCCGGGCAGCATGCTGGACCTGCTCAACGATGCGGTCCTCGTGGGAGGCCTGGACTTCTGGCGGCTCAAGGGCCAGGGCGAGGTGGTCAACGAGCCACGGCTCCTGGAGATCGTCGAACCGCTCTACCACCGCAACAAGTGGCCACTCAGCAAGGAGGCTCCCTTCCGCAAACCTCCCGCCGGGGATGAACGCGAGCCGACGGAGTCCTGCGGCATCCAGGTGTATGAGTTTCCGCGCTGGTTCGTCTGCCAGAACCCCCATTGCCGCGCGTTGGTGCGGGCCAACAGTCTGGAGCGTGTGAACCAGGAGTACCGCCACCGCTGCTCGGGCATGGAGGCGAAGCCGGAGCGCTGCGTGCCGGTGCGCTTCGTCGCGGCGTGTCCCCGGGGCCACCTGTCGGACATCGACTGGTCCTGGTGGGCGCACGAGCGCAAGCCCTGCGACGCCCCGCAGCTCAGGCTGGAAGAGGGCGTGAGCGGAGACTTCAGCGACATCGAGGTCGCGTGCTCGAGTTGCGGCAAGCGCAAGCGCCTGGCCGACATGATGGTCAAGGAGCAACAGGACCGCTGCGACGGAGAGCGGCCCTGGCTGGGGCTGGAGGCACGGGAGCGCTGCGACGAGAAGCAGCGGCTGCTGGTCCGCACCGCCAGCAACGGCTACTTCGCGCAGACCACCAGCGCCATCACCATTCCTGAACCCGAGTCGCTCCGGCGCAAGGTGCAATCCGCGTGGAACATCCTCCAGGCGGCCACGGCGGAGAGCCTGCCCGCCTTCCGGACCATTCCCCAGGTTCAAGCGGCGCTGGGCTCCGTCTCCAACGCGGAGGTGCTGGCGGCCATCCAGGCGGAGCGCGAGCACACGCCCGAAGCCATCCCGGAGATCCGCACCGCGGAGTGGCTCCAGTTCCTCGCGCAACCGCAGGAGAAGCCGGGGGAGATGCCCCGGGACCGCACCGAGGTCTTCTGGGCCCGGCGCATCGCGCGACCGCGCGGGTTGCCCTCGTGGGTCGAGCGCGTGGTGCTGGCGCGGCGGCTGCGCGAGGTCCAGGCCCAGGTTGGCTTCACCCGGCTGGAGCCGCTGACGAAGGACCTCCAGGGCCGCTACGACCTGGACGTGGCGCTCGCGCCGATGTCGCTTCACCGCGACTGGGTGCCCGTCACGGAGATGCAGGGTGAGGGCATGCTGCTGGTGCTCGACGAACAGCAGGTGCACGCGTGGGAGACCTCCGCGCCGGTGCGACGGCGCGAGGAGGTGCTCAAGGCCGGATGGGAGCGCTGGAAGCAGGGCTCCGGGTCGAAGCTCCCGTTCCCGGGAGTGCGGCTCTACCTGCTGCACTCGCTGGCGCACCTGCTGATGACGGAGGTGGCGCTGGAGTGTGGCTATCCCGCGAGCTCCATCCGTGAACGGCTGTACTGCGCGCCGCACAGCGACGCCGTCCCCATGGCGGGCATCCTGCTGATGACGGGGACCACGGGTGCGGAGGGCACGTTGGGCGGACTGGTGGAGGAGGGACGGAGGCTGGGGCAGCACCTGTCCCGTGCACTGGAGGACGCGCGCCTCTGCTCCAACGACCCGGTCTGCGCGCACCACGAGCCCACGGGGCGTGACGACCGAGACCTGGAGGGTGCCGCGTGCCACGGCTGCCTCTTCCTTCCCGAGTGCTCGTGCGAACGCTTCAACCAGTACCTCGACCGCGCGCTCGTCGTGCCCACGTTGGGCCACGAGGACGTCGCCTTCCTGAAGACGCCGTGGACCTGA
- the drmC gene encoding DISARM system phospholipase D-like protein DrmC: MDLSGVATPDLERLRAVVASRRLGFPLSRLALQGEGLEQLAGETAALNALGREGTLVLLDTLLVERRRRPRRPELVWTGPETRWSGARDTAVVLADLFHKATSTVLVAGFAFDHAAEVLRPLHEALKRGVGCRLYASASVAEAFLREHWPFGPPFPECHGFSPEKGVFASLHAKCVVVDARWVFVTSANFTDRGQTRNIEVGVLLEDVHLAAVLEAQFSTGEWFSRVA; this comes from the coding sequence GTGGACCTGAGCGGTGTGGCGACGCCGGACCTGGAACGGCTGAGGGCAGTGGTCGCATCGCGGAGGCTCGGGTTTCCGCTGTCGCGGCTGGCGCTCCAGGGTGAGGGGCTGGAGCAGCTTGCGGGCGAGACCGCGGCATTGAACGCGCTGGGGCGAGAGGGGACGCTCGTGCTGCTGGACACGCTGCTCGTGGAGCGGCGTAGGAGACCCCGGCGTCCGGAGCTGGTCTGGACGGGGCCGGAGACCCGATGGAGCGGAGCCCGCGACACGGCGGTGGTGCTCGCGGACCTGTTTCACAAGGCCACGAGCACGGTGCTGGTGGCCGGGTTCGCGTTCGACCACGCGGCGGAGGTCCTGAGGCCGCTGCACGAAGCGCTCAAGCGGGGCGTGGGCTGCCGGCTCTATGCCAGTGCATCGGTGGCTGAGGCGTTCCTGAGAGAGCACTGGCCCTTCGGGCCACCGTTTCCGGAGTGCCACGGTTTCTCGCCGGAGAAGGGCGTCTTCGCCAGCCTGCATGCGAAGTGCGTCGTGGTGGACGCGCGGTGGGTCTTCGTGACGTCCGCGAACTTCACCGACCGGGGACAGACACGGAACATCGAAGTGGGTGTGCTGCTGGAGGACGTGCATCTGGCGGCGGTGCTGGAGGCCCAGTTCTCCACGGGGGAATGGTTCTCAAGGGTCGCCTGA
- a CDS encoding DUF3396 domain-containing protein translates to MRDAFPVIRLQGRGGWIAGRDGVVISFFFHEHPEAFAHAIWRALQIYLQAIPPGSLGWYPSEEGELDPLDAQGWERIRKYLLDPPWKGVWSIELMESPSEAGSYHFEYYARRLGDPIFKDPISSVSFTFPTEYLLEHGASHLRALALELGRELPFNFGYASFAIVSPQGLFSSGDWTLIEALLARYPGLDAYNNSRLNAVIGTHALPPAWLTFLGQPLLTQLGGIDALRNALPFPEVSLLPMDGDRVLVTLDEWPDPIDTQAKAIPPQYRALARLMEPTLFQYDGEELLPFQHDTNRWLRRFL, encoded by the coding sequence ATGAGAGACGCCTTTCCCGTCATCCGACTTCAAGGTCGAGGCGGCTGGATCGCGGGACGCGACGGAGTCGTCATCTCCTTCTTCTTCCACGAACATCCTGAGGCCTTCGCCCATGCCATCTGGCGCGCCCTTCAGATCTATCTTCAGGCCATCCCTCCCGGGTCGTTGGGCTGGTATCCATCCGAGGAAGGGGAACTGGACCCGCTCGACGCGCAGGGCTGGGAACGGATCCGGAAGTATCTGCTGGACCCACCATGGAAGGGCGTCTGGTCCATTGAGCTGATGGAGAGCCCAAGCGAGGCCGGCAGCTATCACTTCGAGTATTACGCGCGCCGCCTCGGGGACCCCATTTTCAAGGACCCCATCAGCTCGGTGTCGTTCACGTTCCCGACCGAATACCTCCTGGAGCACGGAGCATCACACCTGCGTGCCCTCGCGCTCGAGCTGGGTCGTGAGCTGCCTTTCAACTTCGGCTACGCCAGCTTCGCCATCGTCTCACCCCAAGGCTTGTTCAGCTCGGGCGACTGGACCCTCATCGAGGCACTCCTCGCCCGGTATCCGGGACTGGACGCCTACAACAACAGCAGGCTCAACGCCGTCATCGGCACTCACGCCCTGCCCCCCGCCTGGCTCACCTTCCTCGGCCAACCCCTGCTGACACAGCTGGGCGGCATCGACGCGCTCCGGAACGCGCTCCCCTTCCCGGAGGTCTCCCTGCTCCCCATGGACGGTGACCGCGTCCTCGTCACGCTGGACGAATGGCCAGACCCCATCGACACGCAGGCGAAGGCCATCCCTCCCCAGTACCGCGCGCTGGCCCGCCTGATGGAGCCCACCCTCTTCCAATACGATGGCGAAGAGCTCCTCCCCTTCCAGCACGATACGAACCGGTGGCTCCGGCGGTTCCTCTAG